A segment of the Sphingopyxis sp. OAS728 genome:
TCGACCTTTACGACGTCACCGAGTTCGAGCCCGAGATGCGCGACATCGGCGGCATCATCGTTGATGCTGCGCGGCTGACCGCCGAGGCGTTGCCGCTGCTCCGCAACATCGGCGCCAACGGCCCGCGTCTCCACGAACTCACCGAGCGACTGGTGCGCATGGAGGGCCATGCCGACGAAATCCACGCCGCCGGGCTGAAGCGCCTGTTCCGCGAGCATGGCGAGGCGAACCCGACGCGCTTCCTGATCGCACGCGAACTCTTCCGCCATCTCGAACGCGTCACCGACAGTTTCGAGGATGTTGCGAACGAAATCGACGGCCTCGTCATCGACCACGCATAAGCGGGGCGCGAACCATGCACGAACTCGCTTTTCCGCTTCTCGTCGGCCTCGTCATCCTCGCGCTGGCGTTCGACTTCCTGAACGGCCTGCACGACGCGGCGAACAGCATCGCGACCGTCGTCGCGACGCGGCTGCTGCGGCCGGTACAGGCGGTGCTGTTCGCCGCCTTCTTCAACTTTGCCGCTTATTTCCTGTCGATCATCTTCCCCGAACTGCACAAGGTTGCCGAGACGATCGGCAAGGGGATTATCGACAAGGATCTGGTAACCCCGGCGGTCGTGTTCGGCGCGCTCGTCGGCGCAATGTTCTGGAACGTCGTCACTTGGCTGAAGGGCATCCCGTCCTCGTCGAGCCACGCGCTCGTTGGCGGAATCGTCGGTGCCGGCGTTGCGCATGCAGGGTTTGAGGGGATCGAATGGACCGGGCTCAACAAGACCGTCATCGCGATCTTCCTGTCGCCGATGCTGGGCATGCTGCTCGCGATGATCGTCATGCTGGTCAGCAGCTGGGCGCTGCGCCGCGCGACTGCGAGCTTCGCCGAAAAAACCTTCCGCCACCTCCATCTCTTTTCGTCTGCCGCCTATTCGCTCAGCCACGGGCTTAACGACGCGCAAAAGACGATGGGGATCATCACCGTCCTCCTCTATTCGACCGGCTATCTCGGCGGCGAATTCCATGTCCCGCACTGGGTGGCGTTCAGCTGCTACATCGCGATTGCGCTCGGTACGCTATCGGGCGGGTGGAAGATCATCGAGACGATGGGGGGGCGCATCACCAAGCTGTCGCACCATCAGGGCTTTGCGGCGTCGACCGGCGGGTCGATCATGGTTTTCACCGCCAGCCTGCTCGGCATCCCGGTGTCGACGACGCACACGATCACCGGCAGCATCATCGGCGCCGGCGTCGCGCGCCGCGCGAGCGCGGTGCGCTGGGGCGTCGCGGGCAATGTCGTCGCGGCATGGTTCATCACCATCCCGGCGAGCGCGATCGTCGCGGCTGCCTTTTATGGGATTACGCGCCTCTTCTGATTAGCGCGCCGGACGATAATCGACGCTCGCACCGCCGACCATCCGCACGGGCAGATAGAGGCCATTGCCATAGGCTTTGATCTCGCCGGTTTCGAAGCCGTCGACGCGGGTACGGATGACGAAGGCGCCTTCGCGTCGCTGGTTCACCGCCCGCTTGATCTTGCCCTGCAGCTCGTCGAGGTCGCGCGTAAAATTCTGGGTCAGCGCCTCGGCGATCAACGGCGCGAAACCCTCGCTGCGGCCGAGAAGGATCAGAAGGTCGCCGCCGACGCCGTCGGTGTCGCCGTTGATGACGAGGTCGTCGAAATGCACCTCGGCCGAACCGGGCTTGTTCGCCGGGATCGCGGTCATCCAGATGCGGCCGCGCGTCGGTTCGCCCGACCGTAGTTCCAGCTTTGCTTCGACGTCGACGCCGACTGCGATCCGTCCGCCTTCGGCACCATAGATTGTCGACTTACCGAACTTCACCATCATCGGGCCCAACTTTGGCAGTACGAACGGCCGTAGCGACCGTTTGGCGAGCGCGCGGTCGACGACAGGCTGGAGCTGCGCA
Coding sequences within it:
- a CDS encoding inorganic phosphate transporter, whose translation is MHELAFPLLVGLVILALAFDFLNGLHDAANSIATVVATRLLRPVQAVLFAAFFNFAAYFLSIIFPELHKVAETIGKGIIDKDLVTPAVVFGALVGAMFWNVVTWLKGIPSSSSHALVGGIVGAGVAHAGFEGIEWTGLNKTVIAIFLSPMLGMLLAMIVMLVSSWALRRATASFAEKTFRHLHLFSSAAYSLSHGLNDAQKTMGIITVLLYSTGYLGGEFHVPHWVAFSCYIAIALGTLSGGWKIIETMGGRITKLSHHQGFAASTGGSIMVFTASLLGIPVSTTHTITGSIIGAGVARRASAVRWGVAGNVVAAWFITIPASAIVAAAFYGITRLF